From the genome of Dermacentor andersoni chromosome 3, qqDerAnde1_hic_scaffold, whole genome shotgun sequence:
GCCTGCCCGGGCGCGGCTGGCCGGGAGCGGGCTTCAGGCCTCGCGTCGTGGTCGCCGGACGTCGTCGGCTGAGCGACGCCAGCCACGTGTGACCGTGACGGCCGCTCCCAGAGGTCAGTGCACGGAGCGTGCAACAACGGACAGATAGGCGTATAGTCCGCCGCGGAGACGCGACGACCCTTCCTTGATTGGCTCGCTGCTCGTCGCGCACTGCGGCAAGTGCCGACGAGAGTGGAGACGACAGCGACACGAGAACGGGCTAGGGAGTGAATCCGTGAGCGGGGCGTGACACAGCGGTCGTTAACGAGTCGCCGTGGCTTATAGCCTTGTTAGACAGTTTAATACTAGTGAAAGGGACAATGAGTGGCGGAAGGGGAAGGGCCACTGACCATAACCAGTAGATATTGTGACACGCTCGCGGCTACTCGCCGTCCGTTTTCTGTATAAGTCAACCCATGGTTTATATGTGTGGCGCAGGTACGAGAAGTGTGCTTAGCTTGAAAGTTTTGATACTGTGAGCCTGACTTTCTTCGCCGTATGCATCAGAGAGTGTGATGAAAAGCTGGGTGCTGGTTCGCCGACGGCCGCGCTTCATTTCGACATGGATTTTCGCTTGGGCCATTGGCGGAGCCCTCAGCCTCGTGTCACTGCCTGGAAGACACATCTGCTGGCAAGCATCCGTCGGCGACGGGATTCTCGAGTGGTTTGATGCTCACCCTTTCGTGTCGGCTTGACGCTGAGGTGAGTGCCGGTGCTCTCGCAACAGAAAAGGTTTACGTAATAGTGTCCTCTGCCTTCAATATCATGGTGGCTTCTAAAACGCCTGAGGACAGACTGTTCCCTGAATACCGAGGAAGACTGTTCCCTAAAACAGAATACCGAACGCGGCGTTTCATTATTTCGATAGCAGTTATATTGGCACTcaaggcgaattttcgccgtcggcctcgccgtgcGGCTCCGCATACATTTAGGTATATGTACACTATATGTTTATGCAATGTTTGCTGAGTATGCAATGTAtacagagtttgcagaacagaataatttgcggataatgaatggaTAATAATGAAAaacttcttccgcaagcgggataaccgaaagcgGATGTGGAGGAGTCCGAATGgggaaactagaaatgaaatagagttcataccctgcgctaaccctggcatcatacaagatgtggacgtgctcggcaaggtgcgctgcagtgaccataggatggtaagaactcgaattagcccagacttgaggagggaactgaagaaactggtacataagaagccgatcaaggAGTTAGGGGTAAGAGGGAAAAcggaggaattccggatcaaactacagaacaggtattcggctttaactcagcaagaggaccttagtattgaagcaatgaacgacaatcttgtgggtatCATTATGGAGTGTGCAATAAAAATCGATAACTTCGTTAGACAGTATACCGGTAAGCTgtcgcagaagacgaaagatctgattaagaaacgccaatgtatgaaggcctctaattctacagctagaattgaactggcagaacctcccaagttaatcaataagcgaaagatagctgacataaggaagtattatatggatagaattgagcatgctctcaggaacggatgaagtctaaaagcagtgaagaaactaggaataggcaagaatcagatgtattcgttaagagacaaagccaccaatatcattgctaatatggatgagacagttcaagtggctaaGGAATTTTATAGAGATTTagacagtaccagtggcacccacgacgataatggaggagggaatattctagaggaatttgacatcccacaagtaacgccggaagaagtaaagaaagccgtgggagctatgcaaagagggaaggcagctgggcaggatcagttaacagcagatttgttgagggatggtgggcagattgttctagaaaaactggccaccctgtatacgcaatgcctcatgacctcgagcgtaccggaatcttggagaaACGCCaacataaccctaatccataagaaaggggacgccaaagacttgaaaaattatagaccgatcagcttgctgtcagttgtctacaaactatttactaaggtaatcgcaaatagaatcaggaacaccttagacttctgtcaagcaaaggaccaggcaggattccgcaaaggctatttcaacaatagaccatattcacactatcaatcaggtgatagaaaaatgtgcggaatgtaaccaacccttacatatagctttcattgattactagaaagcgtttgattcagtcgaaacctcagcagccatgcaggcattaaggaatcaaggtgtagatgagccgtatgtaaaaatactgaaagatatctatagcggctccacagccactgtagtcctccataaaggaagtaacaaaatcccaataaagaagggcgtcaggcaggaagctacgatctatccaatgctattcacagcgtgtttacaggaggtattcagagacctggattgggaagaattagggataagagttaatggagaataccttagtaacttgcgattcgctgatgatattgccttgcttagtaactcaggggaccaactgcaatgcatgctcactgacctggagaggcaaagccgaagggtgggtctaaaaattaatctgcagaaaactaaagtaatgtttaatagtctcggaaaagaacaacagtttacgatgggtagcgatgcactggaagtggtaagggaatacatctacttagggcaggtagtgaccgcggatccggatcatgagactgaaataatcagaagaataagaatgggctggggtgcgtttggcaggcattctcagatcatgaacagcaggttgccattatccctcaagagaaaagtttacaacagctgtgtcttaccagtactcacctacggggagaaacatggaggcttacgaagagggttctacttaaattgaggacgacgcaacgagctatggaaagaagaatgatgggtctaacgttaagggattaggtgcgggaacaaacgcgacttaatgacatcttagttgaaattaagaaaaagaaatgggcagggcctgtaatgaggagggaagataaccgatggtcacgaAGGGTTACTCACTGGATTcccagagaagggaagcgtagcagggggcggcagaaagttagatgggcggatgagattaagtttgcagggacaacatggccacgattagcacatgaccggggtagttggagaagtatgggagaagcctttgccctggagtgggcgtagccaggatgatgatgatgatgatgatgatgatgatgatgatgatgattgaatgATAAAAGTGCAAAACAGTACCAGTGCTCAAACCTGAAGTTAACCTGAATTTTACTGGCGCAGCTCCTGACCGGCAGCGTAGTGGAGCTTGTGTGATGCCATTGGAGGCCCTACACGGCATTTTAAAGCTTTTAAGGGCGCCAGAAATTTTGGCGCACCCGCGTATACATGTCGCGTCCGCGTTAGCCGAACCCGCTTACAGTTGGAACGTCGTCCGGGGAATTCAAGCGCAACGCGAAACTTacttgctatcgcagtcagtACTTCGCCCTTCGGGCGAGATCGCCAATTTTTAAAACCTcctaacaaatatatatataagatcAAAAGAAAGCTGTAGACTGCACGCCGAGTGATTAGGAGTGAAAAATAATTAGTTGTGAAGGTCATGTATTGCCGGACAGAGCAGTTAACCGGTGATTTACTGAGTGGGAGAGTGCGTTACCAAGAAGAGTGACAGGCACTCTAATGGGGTGGCAGATAATTATGTGgtgtgatgagattaggaaaCGTGTAGACATAGGAAGAGATCTGTCGACCCAGGTGATCGCGGTTAGAGGCGTCCGTATTCCGGGGTTGATAAATAGTATAATGGTGATTATGATATGAACGACTGAGTTGCAGACACGCGTATAAGTGATTCACGCGTAATAGCGGGGACACTCTTCTAATTGTTAAGTTTGTCAAGTGTTGAATAGTTGCGAGAACGTTGTAGTGTGAATATTATGTCATTCGGCGATGGTATACTATATAAGTGCAAAGACCACGTGCACTGAGATTACGGTATCCATTCCGTGCGCTTGATCACGCCTGCGGTTCTTGTGTTCGAGCCCTACCAGTTGGTTTTATCCGTAATTGCGGAGAACGCCGTAGAAGTAATCCCAAATCACAGCCATGGTGGTTGCTGTGTCTGGGGCGACGCTGTCGGCCACGGACCAGTGCCTGTTGCTGCTGGGCCGTCCGGGCCGGTTCCAGTGGCTGGTGCTGTTCCTGCTGGCCGTGCTGCAGAGTCAGTGCGCGCTGAACCTGCTGAGCGCGGCGCAGTTGGCGAGACCCGTCAGGCACCGCTGCCGAGCCAGGCCCAATGCCACCATCGGAGGCAGCGACCTCTGGCCCGTGGTGCTCGAGGGAGCCGACAGGAGGTACCACCCGTGCCTGCTGTACCGGTAAGCAGCAGAACGATGTCGCACGGGACAGAATTTGTAGACtaattcattcgttcattcattcaccgTTTTCACCATTGGATCACACACCACCACATAGCCGTTATTGCCGCGATTTGCCTCTCGGCGAGACAGGTTATAAGAAAAAAACAGGCTGATAGGAAAAGAAGCGCTATAAACTATACGGCCCCATTGTACTGCTTATTAAAGGCGGCTTTCAGGTTGTTTTCCTCTAGAATAATAGAATCGCTAGCCGCCGTTTTCTTGATGTACCGCCTGTTCgggcttgtttgtttgtttgtttgtttgtttgtttgtttgtttgtttgtttgtttgtttgtaaaaATTGAAATTTGCTCTACGCTGTCATCCACTGTGCCGCATCTCAACAGTATAAATGGCGACGCAAATTCAACACTTATCCTATTTGATGAAGTAAAGTAGCTGTGATATAACACGTTAGGGTAGTCTGCCGGCCGGCTTTCACGCTGAATCTCGGACATAGGAAACACGACTCATGCCTGCAGCATCTCTGTGTGCAATATTATGCATCCTGCGTCCTGTTTCACAGCGGACGAGCTGGAAGGGGCACCATTATTTTGTTTATAGGATATAAAAATGCCTACAGCAGTTAATAACACATTCTAAACCACTCCAATCGCTTTATCAACAACACGGAAATCACGCAAACAACGCGAGCGTCCCGACACGGTTTAGATTCGAGTTTTATTTTTATCGGCTATAGGATTTGCAGCTGTATAACCTTTTGAAGAGTAGCGCGAACCAGAATAACCCGCTTCCACCACGACTGAAGGTTGCGGGAGATCTGCACAACATTGAGTAGCTACACAAACCACAAACAGCGAAGAACCGTCATGCAACACATGCAGTGATGAAACGCAAAATATTATACTTTTTGAATATTTGTGGTAATTATCTGCGGTCCGGTGTCGACTATGCTTCCAATGGAATCGGAAGAGCCCTGTCATAATCACTGTTGAAAAGCGAATAAATTCACTGCAGGGCAGGATCTCCACATCCTAATTTACGTCTAATCATTTCACACTTTGACTCGCGATTGTAGCGACATCTGGTGACGTGCTCTTTGCCGGGGAGCACTGCGCGGGTCTGGACAACGTACGCCGTGAGGAAAGTGTACAGTCGGGGAAGTTCAGCTCGACAGACAGGGTTAACGCTGTAAGCCGCCCTAATAGCTGTTCAGTGTGACACCTCTTCAACGCCAAACCCTTGGTTGTCGTTATACCAGGGACCCCACCAACCAACGGGCTGGCACACAACCTTGCACCGATGGCTACGAGTACCTGGCCGTCGACAAGGCGGAGAGCGTCGTCAGCGAGGTATACAGACAACATACATCATGGTATCCGGTTTATATTCGATAGTCTGAAATTTTGATGAAACGCACCAAACACCAATTAGCGACCGCAATGCTCGCGTCTAAAAGATGCCCCTCGTATCGCTACAAAACGGTTGCACCAAAGAAGGTATAGGCGTCTGGAGAATGTCCATAGGCGTCAAGCAGTAGAAGTTCTTGGTGATCagctacttttttttcttttgttcgaaaGTTTGACCTGCGGCCTAAAAGATACGTTTCTTTATTGATACAAACCAATGTCAATAAATCGAAGACACACGCGTACGCAGGAAAGGGAACCGCTTCCCGGTTTTTATTTTCCTGTTGGCTCTATCGGTATGCCTCGATTCGCACGACGGACTGAATTCCACGGACGAACATGACGTGGCTCAACGTCATCGAATCGTGCCGCACACAGCAACGTCAGGTGAGCTGCATGCTAGCGGTGTGATTCGTTGCAGTTGAGCCACGTCAACGCTCGTCTGCGGACTGAATCAACGATCCATGGCCCGTTGGGTGAATCCAGTGAATGGAATATTGTTCTTTGTAGATGTCATTCATTCGTTACCTGCCAACAGACTCTTAAGGTCGCTGACGGGCCAAATAGAACCGCTACACTGTCGGCCGAACCTTGCTGGTTGCGCTGAAGTGCGAAGTTGTGAGAGTCCCCTGATACGTAAATTACAAGTGATAACACCGATGTGCTACTGCACTGGGCTCAGACCTGCTGCAGTTACTGTTCACGAATATTTTATTTCAGTACGCTTCATTGATATTCCAAAGACAACTTGTAAAAGTAACTATGACTATATTTAAGCAACAGCACAGTTTTTGCAGAGGCtattcatgtgacactcagctcGATGGCTTCATTCGCGACATACATTCATCAATAGACACTGGAATTCACGTAGATGCCGTATCCCTAGATTTTTTAAAAGCATTTGACCGTGTCCCTCATCTTCGACTTATTCACAAGCTTACACAGCTGAACATCGACTCTACTGTTGTCGCATGGATAAAAGTCTTTCTAACAGGATGCAATTTACATCGGTTAACAATCACAACTCATCTCTAGTCCCCGTAACAACTGGTGTACCACAGAGAAGTGTGCGTGGGCCTCTACTTTTCCTAATTTAAAATAATGACCTACCTGACGGCATCAAACCCTATatcagactatttgctgatgactgggTCATATATCGTAATATTCACTCTAACTGTGATATGAcattcttcaatctgacctaaGCGCCATAAACGCATGGTGTTCAACCTGGCTAATTCCTCTAAATCTTGCTAAAACTAAATTCATGTCTTTTACTAATCAGGCACCCTGAACTTCAACATCTTACATCTTAAACGACAGCCTTGTTGAACAAGTTTccagctacaaatatcttggcgtataCCTAACCCCTGACTTGACGTGGAATAATCACATTAACAATGTTCTCGCATCTGCAAACCgttcgcttggtttccttaaacataaTCTCAAACATGCTCCCGTACACTTACGCAAATTGGCATACACaacactaatacgccctaaaatagGGTGCGCttcagccatatgggatccccatcagaCATAGCTAATAACTGACTTTGAAGCCCTGTGGAACCATTCTTTAGGCTTCATCTTTTCGTATTATTCACGACAAACCAGtgtaacagcattaaaaaatcaCGCCGAGCTTGAAGCCTTATCCTGTCGTCGTAATAAATCTCGTTTAACactatttcataagatttactatcACGTATCTCTTCATAACGAGTTCATGTGAACCCTCAGCCATTTTCCCGCGTCGTGATCATTCTTGCAAAGTCAAAAGCATCATGTGTCGTTCCCTCGTATTTAGTCAGTCATTTTTACCTCGCACCGCGATAGAGtggaataatctgccatcgcacattgtCACGGAAACAAATGCCTCAAAATTTACAGACGCTCTGCGCAGTAGTATTCATACCTAAATATAACGTTTCACTCTCCAATTTTtaagctgatttttttttccataCGCCGATAACCAAAGTCTCTGTGACGTTGCCACAGTTTGTGCAAATCATTTAAGGTTGCTGTACTGATCACTTATTTATTTGGTTTCTTCTGTGTTTTTACATCgatgcactgtaattaattttattccaattttgtttttgtgttgtATTTACATTTATGCACTGTTCTTTGCCTCACCGATGTAACCTTTATCCTATAGTATATGTAATACCCTCccaagagggcctttagggttattgtgaaataaacataaataaattttctttataTTATATGATAACTATTGCTATATAGAAGCTTCTCCTCAGAGTGTAGTGCAAATGATTCTAATCCTGCGAACTGAATTTAATAGATCCGGCTGGGCTGTCTGCGTTAACTGAGTGGCAGAAGTCACCTCAGCGTCCGGGGCTTCGCAAAAAGACGTACTTATTTCTTCACAACCACGTTAGTGCGCCACTGTTCTTTTGCTCCACTGTTATTCTGGTGCCACAACCTTATCATGTCACGCTAGCTCGATATTCGCTCTTGCGTCCGATTACTTGCAGTACTTGTTTGCCAAGTTTTTTATCTATTTGCTTATTTATACAAGATAACATTTCATACCTGTCAACCTGACCATCGAATATAGGCGAGCCTGACATTTCTTTCTTGTTATCCTGGCGGCCACTGCGAAAAATAACAACGAAGAAAATATAAATAAAGGATAGCAAGATTTTACCCTAATGCCTGTTTGAACCCGGCAGCCTGTATTCACGTTCTAAATGGGTCCAGTACAACTCCGCTACTGTCTTTGTACCTACACACATACGGTACACACCGCTCCGATTGTTCACGCTAAGGCTGCAGCGGTCGCTCGCAGTGGGACCTTGTGTGCGACCGTTCTTGGCTGGCCGACCTGGTTAGGCTCTACCTGAGGCCGGCGTCTTCCGCACTGGGAGCTCTGAtcttctgcgcgtgcgccgaccgCGTCGCCTCGGGTCGCAGGACCACGCTGTTCGTGGCGCAGGCGCTGCAGGTGTCGTCGGCCGTGGCCCTGCTCTTCGTTCCTTGCTTCCTCGCCTTCGCTCTCGTCTACGCACTTCAGGCTGCTTGCTCCATGGTGAGTGATCCGGAAGCCTGAACCAGCCTGTATCAACTGGCGAAGCAGGTCTGGCTGGCAGGGCTAGCTAACTTGTTTTCCTCATGGAACGGGGCATTCAGAAAGATACAGCGGACGCGAGTGATTTGTTGTTTGTGTGCTGTTTTATTCAGTCCCCCGTCTGTTCCACGCATGTTCCATCATAAATATTCCGGCGACCTTGCAGAACAGTGATCTGTAAGAGCAGCGTATACCCACTACCGAGTGTAACTGAGTTACGGACAAATAGTCGATGCGATGTCGCGTCCTTGTTTCGCGCCGCGTAGTATATATACGCTCATTGTATAATCTGACCATTTGAACATCGGCATGCATGTGCATTTTCCAAGTTAGTGACCTGATGCTGCGCGCCTCTCTCGCATTCCTCGTTCATTTTTTAGTGACAGTATGAACCAGCTGACGCGTATGGCCATGACAAACAGCGTCAAAGCCGAAACTTCGAATGAGACGTCCATCACTGCCTCAGCAGGCTGTTGGACAAGTTGATTTTAGCAACATTGCATAGTGTACCCAAAAATTCAAGTAGTTCCCAGTTGATTCCGTTTGTTGTCGCCCCAATATGTTTTCAGAAGCACCAATAAATGTGCGCATGTGTCTTGTTCATTCTTCCGGGTAGCACCTGGGACGCGTAGCCGGTGAGTTAgcaagacgcatccacttgaaatgacTCAACAGGTtaacaccagcttcgagatattatttcccaaagtgttcGACGAAGTGCATGGGCGTTCCAGTGActtgtgtgcttcaatgcatcaaGCAGCGTTTCGttcaaaaagtaagtggaacaacagtgcacctTTACGGCGCGTTTGATggcacatatattcaagtgtcattccggaaattcattccaagtgaattcgcattgcaagctcaccggctacagttcgtaaattgcagtatgtggcgtaaagtaattaggTTAGTCAGTTTTTTTTTGAATTCCTTgaatatgtttcgatttctcgtgcaagtaatgttcgcctgTCTGAATACGCCAGCTTAAGGACTAAAATGTGTTATCTACAAATGTTGATTCTTAAAGATTCTAACAAACTTAAAAATAATCATCCCATACACACACGTGCTCTTCTAAGCTCCCCGATGCCGTCTCTACCTCAACCACGTGACCAGATACCCACACTTTAcatacatacttttttttttcattttgacactcctaatgctaacacattaaacAAATTACGCAGAATGACGATGCCACGCGTCGTTCTTGCGTCATTGCCGGTTCCCGTTGACGTCGTATTTCACGTAATTCAACTCGGCATTACGCTATTCCGACGCTTGTTGACGCCGAACTCCGAAGCGTCGTCATGGTTTTGTGCCGCTGAGACATTCTCTCCCATTGCTGCCTGCCTGACGTGGCAggccacactttcttttttccagcgGTCGTGGTTGTATCGTGATATGCATGCGTCTGTGGCCTATGGGTAGGTCATCGGGTAGCTACATTTGCGGACCTTGGTTTAATTCTCATTATCGTacgtttatatacatatatattttttccttctttttattcaCCGTTGTGCAATTCAGGCCACTCGGCTGAACGCAGTGCATATACAGAAACCCGGGATCGGATCTGACTGGTGCCCTAGTCATCTTTGTACTCCGCACATTGTCCAGCCACGACAATTTTCGTGCAGTCGTGGTCCTTCCGATGCAATGGTTACGCGCGCTCACGCAGGCTAGCCAGCTGGTGTCGTTCGTGCTCATGCTGGAGCTGCTGCCGACGCCGTTCCACGTGCAGGGCGCGTGCGCGCTCACCGTCGCCTCCACGGTCGGCTACGTCATGCTGGCCGCGCTCTCGTCGCTCATCTCCTCCTGGCGATACGTGCAGCTCGCCCTGGCCGCGCCGCAGCTCGTCTCCCTGGCTTTCCTCTGGTGAGCGCGCGTCATGCTCGCGCGCGCTGTAAACACGGTTATCAGCCGGTGAAGGGCCATGAAACCCAAGCGTGCCGTTTTGCTGCGATTTGGCCCTTCCCACCATTCAATGTGTTGTGGCACAGATCGAAGCGTGGTTCCGAACCATTGGTTTAACTCCCGGTTTGATGATGTATCTGACAGGCAGTGTTTGCACGCCTTGTAACTTACCTTTAATGCGTTAGCACTAGGAGtgtgaaagatgaaaaaaaaatgcgtgtaaGGATAGTGGGAAGCCGGTCGGTCCCATAGTAGAGGTAGATAGAAGATTGGAGAGGGTAGAAGAgcgtgattatatatatatatatatatatatatattagtgcaATTGATGGTGGTCTACTCCAGACCTCCATCAGTGGCACTTCGGTCCTTGAAGAGGCAGGACGCGTGTCGATCGAGTTCCTGAACGACACTGCAATGTGATGCacacggtttaaatcatggatccgggatgTTAAAGAGGCGCGACGTAATGCAAACGCATTTATCTCGCATTTACTGTTAATCACCACTGAATTATTTATCATGGACCTCCTTCACTTGTAAGGCAATCGATATATGTTATGTAGGAAGCATCATGTAAAAGTGCATGGAGCAATATAAGGTATATCGACTGTACAGGTAAATGGTTACAAAATGGCAGAATTTTTTGTGTAAGGGTTTGCTGCTACACCTTTGTCGTAAGCAAGAGGTCACAAGTTCGATATCCGATCTCTACAAGACTGCGTTATGGTAGCAGGAACGTAAAAGAATGCTCGCGCGCTGAAATTTCCGTACGAGTCGAAGTAACTTATAGAAGGAAGTTACAGTTTAATATTAATCCGGGGAGCTCTCCACCAGTAGAAGTTTTGAAAGAAATGCTAAATTGTGCCGCGTTTTAAGTCTCGTCAAGGCTAAGGGCACACCAAATACGCATGTTATTGTCAGGCCACAGAAGCTAAGCAGTATTGAGCTGTGTCAGTACTTGTGTGACCCGCCGTCCTATAGCGTACCATAGTAcgccgttgttgcttagtgaccatggcgttctgctgcttgagcacgaggtcgcgggtgccTTTCCGGGCCGTTTCCTGGTCGCCTTCCGATGGGGATGTAAtggaaaaatgctcgtgtacttagattcgaGCGCACATTAAATAACCACAGCTGGTCAAAATGTTTCCACTACGACATCGTTCTTTAGGACGTTAAACGTCACCATGGCTATTGAGGCGCTGCTTTGTAGCGTAGCAGAGGGCAGGTTTAACGACACGGTAACACAGACAAGGCGTGTTAATTGCTAACATGTCCTCTTTTACGTCAGAAAGCAACGCGTCTAGTCATGTTATGTTCCACCCGCTGATCTCTGCTATGTGGCTCCACGAACTATTTCCAGTCACAGCATTAGTGACGTTAAACCCCACCAATCAGTCATTGAAGTATACTTGAGTGAGAGACCGCCTGGGTGGGCCGAGTGCTGACGTATTTCCTTCCGCGCTGTAAAACAGAGTATCCACCTCGTGTGAGGCATTTACTGTGTCCGTGGTGCCCCACTTTATCTCATGAGACGAGCATTTCCTTTTGCAGGGAGCAGTGACGCGTTGACGTGTCGCAGTCGTATCTGTGTCTGAGCCGTACGCACTCGCGTTCATGCATTCGCCATGGCGCAGGCTGGTGCCTTACTCGCTGCCGCATCTTCTGCTACGGGGCCAGCTGGCGTCGGCCGACATGACGCTGAGACGCATGGCGCAGCTGGGTCGCGTGGGCCTGCCACCCGGTTCCGTCAAGCTGCTGCTGCAGTACGCCGCTGCGTCGCGGTCCCTTTTCGCCAGTGCTTCCGGGGGCTCGGCCCTGAGCCAGCTGTTCCTCTACAAGCATATCCGGCGGTACCTGCTCACCCACTTGTACCTCTGGTTAGTGTCAAGACTACCAACTTCACTTCTTGTATGGAAGCAGCGcggacgaggactgaaggaagtgagaaaaaaaaaacaggacatGCGATGCATTTCGTGTCTCATGTTGCGAGATTTAGAATAACGATAACCACCACGTTGTAGCGCTCAATATGAATCCGCAACCTTGTTTCGACTCGCCCCACATCTAGCAAGGGTTCTATAGGTATACCTgctacaagtaaaaaaaaaattttcgattATTGTTGTGTTAACTGTGCAGGGCGGTCGTTTCCTTGTTCCTGGCCATACGCGTATCGGAAATCGCCACGCTGACCGGAAACCGGAGTGCCGACCTGTTCACGCGAGGATTCCTCGCCGTCGGTGTTCTACTGCTGGTCTTCGTGCTGGCCGGGCGGTACGTACTCACTCGATATGGTATTGACGCCACGAGGGTATGCGCATGGCTCTGTTCGCTCAATGTACGTTTCCATTCAGCAAGCGCGAAAGGTAGTCGAGTCAGTCGGTTTTATAAGCCGTTAGAAGCGCGTGTTCCTTTCGGCGGGATACGCGCCTTTGCCCCGTTTTGAAAATGCCTCActgtgcagaaaaaagaaagaaagcattaaaaaaattagCACACGCAAGGATGTTGGCCTGAGCTAAG
Proteins encoded in this window:
- the LOC140216337 gene encoding organic anion transporter 3-like is translated as MVVAVSGATLSATDQCLLLLGRPGRFQWLVLFLLAVLQSQCALNLLSAAQLARPVRHRCRARPNATIGGSDLWPVVLEGADRRYHPCLLYRDPTNQRAGTQPCTDGYEYLAVDKAESVVSEVYRQHTSWYPVYIR